GTCGGCTGGGGGAGGCCGCGTTGCGCCGTGCGATGAGGGTCCGCCGAGCGGTGACGCTCGTGGTCGCCGCCGTGGCGGCGGGAGCGGTCCTGTCGGCCTGCGGTGCCCCGGGGGGTCTCGACGGCGATCTCACCGACGACTGGGCGGCCCTGCCGACGGCCGGGCCGTTCACCCCCGTCGCGGGGGTGTGCCAGGTCGCCGACTTCACCGACACGGTCGCGCTGGCGGCGTACGCGCCGGTGGACTGCGCGGTGCCGCACCGGGTGGAGACGGTGCACGTGGGCGCGTTGCCGGGGGAGCGGGCGACCGCCCCGGCCACCGGTTCGCCCGAGTTGCGGGGCGCGTTCGCCGAGTGCGACACCCGGGCCGCCGGGTACCTGGGTGACGACTGGCGGGCGGGCCGGCTGCGGCTGGCGGTGGCGCTGCCGACGACGCCCGGCTGGGCGGCGGGTGCCCGCTGGTTCCGGTGCGACCTGAGCGAGGTGACCACGGTCGAGGCGGCGGCCACCGTCGTCACCCGGACGGGCAGCCTGCGGGACGCGTTGAAGGGGCCGTCCCCGCTGCGGTTGGGCTGCCAGCGGGCGAAGAGCGGCCGGGGCGCCGGGGTACAGGTGCTGGTGCCGGTGGAGTGTTCGGCCGTGCACGAGGCGGAGTTCGTGGGCGCCTGGAAGGCCCCCGATCGGCCGTACCCGGCGAAGGACGCCGACTGGCTGCCGCTGTACGCCGGCTGCCGTACCCTGCTGGGCCGCTACGTGGGTGTGCCGGACGATGTTGACCTGCGGTTCCGCAGCGGTGTGGTGGTGCGTCCCCCCGGTCCGGGCCGGTGGCGGGTCGGCGACCGGGGCGTCCGCTGCTACCTGTGGCTGAGCGACCGGACGGTGACCGCCTCGCTGAAGGGTGGTGGCCCGGCCGCCCTGCCGGTCCGGACGAAGTAGCGGACGGGGTAGTCGAAACCACTCGTCCCGCCCCCGCCGCCCGGGGTGAGAATCGTTCGGGTTGACTGTGGGTATGGAACTTCCGTCGACCGTCGAGTTGCCGGCCCTGCCCAGCCTGTTGGCTGCTCCCGCGCCCGGTTGGGTGGAGACCACCGACGTGAT
Above is a window of Micromonospora rifamycinica DNA encoding:
- a CDS encoding septum formation family protein — translated: MRVRRAVTLVVAAVAAGAVLSACGAPGGLDGDLTDDWAALPTAGPFTPVAGVCQVADFTDTVALAAYAPVDCAVPHRVETVHVGALPGERATAPATGSPELRGAFAECDTRAAGYLGDDWRAGRLRLAVALPTTPGWAAGARWFRCDLSEVTTVEAAATVVTRTGSLRDALKGPSPLRLGCQRAKSGRGAGVQVLVPVECSAVHEAEFVGAWKAPDRPYPAKDADWLPLYAGCRTLLGRYVGVPDDVDLRFRSGVVVRPPGPGRWRVGDRGVRCYLWLSDRTVTASLKGGGPAALPVRTK